A part of Aquila chrysaetos chrysaetos chromosome 14, bAquChr1.4, whole genome shotgun sequence genomic DNA contains:
- the PCDH20 gene encoding protocadherin-20: MGPPGGRGSPPARGSLQHLLLFLLFVGPFNCFASYSRATELFYSLNEGLPAGVLIGSLARDLRLPVAGGQHPGAPQPPLSFTLASRGLGGQYVQLDNRSGELHTSAVEIDREALCVESGGAAVFGGAAAVSASSPSPESCLLLLDVLVLPQEYFRLVKVKIAIRDVNDNAPRFPVPHIRLSVPENAPVNTRLAIEHPALDPDVGTNGVQTYRLRENYGVFTLDVEENESGERTPYLIVMGALDRETREEYVTVIVAEDGGTPPLVGSATLTIGISDVNDNCPQFSDSQLNITLYGNSSLGTHVATVHAVDVDLGSNAQITYSYSQKVPQPSRDLFHLDESTGAITLSSKVDGDTPRLHRLIILGNGPGCIPAVITVLVTIIKVMMRPPEVVPRFIANEAEGVVYLKELEPINTPIAFFTIKDPDEKYKVNCYLDGDGPFRLSPYKPYNNEYLLETTKPLDYETQQLYEISVVAWNSEGFHVNKIIKVQVLDDNDNSPVFSQQLIELTIEENNVPNAFLTKLHATDADSGERGQVSYFLGPDAPSYFALDKTTGVLTVSTQLDREEKEKYRYTVKAVDSGFPPRESIATVTITVLDKNDNSPRFINKDFSFFVPENFPGFGEIGVISVTDADAGQNGWVALSVLNGSDIFVIDTGKGVLRAKVSLDREQQSSYVLWIEAVDGGDPALSSTAKITILLLDINDNPPLVLFPQSNMSYLLVLPSTLPGSPITEVYAVDKDTGMNAVIAYSIIGRRGPRPESFRIDPKTGNITLEESLMQNDYGLYRLLVKVSDHGYPEPLHSTVMVNLFVNDTVSNESYIESLLRKEPDISIEEKQPQISIEPTHKKMESASCMPTLVALSVISLGSIALVTGMGIYICLRKGKKHHRADENLEVQIPLNGRINLHMLEKKPVEISNI, encoded by the exons ATGGGGCCCCCGGGTGGTCGCggcagcccccccgcccgcgGCAGCCTGCAG CACTTgctcctcttcctgctcttcGTTGGACCTTTCAACTGCTTTGCCAGTTACAGCCGCGCCACCGAGCTCTTCTACAGCCTCAACGAGGGGCTGCCTGCTGGGGTGCTCATCGGCAGCCTGGCCCGTGACCTGCGGCTGCCGGTGGCTGGCGGGCAGCACCCTGgggccccccagcccccgcTCTCCTTCACCCTGGCCTCCCGTGGCTTAGGGGGACAGTATGTGCAGCTGGACAACCGCTCCGGGGAGCTGCACACCTCGGCCGTGGAGATCGACCGGGAAGCTCTGTGCGTGGagagcggcggggccgccgtCTTCGGGGGAGCGGCCGCTGTCTCCGCTTCCTCGCCCTCGCCCGAGTcatgcctgctgctgctggatgtGCTGGTGCTGCCACAGGAGTACTTCCGCCTGGTGAAGGTAAAAATCGCTATCCGGGACGTCAACGACAACGCGCCCCGCTTCCCTGTGCCCCACATCCGCCTCTCGGTGCCTGAGAACGCGCCCGTGAACACCCGCCTGGCTATCGAGCACCCCGCCCTTGACCCCGACGTGGGCACCAACGGTGTCCAGACCTACCGCCTGCGAGAGAACTACGGTGTCTTCACCCTGGATGTGGAGGAGAACGAGAGTGGGGAGAGGACTCCCTACCTGATTGTTATGGGGGCTCTGGACAGGGAGACGCGGGAGGAGTACGTCACAGTCATCGTCGCTGAGGATGGGGGGACTCCTCCGCTCGTGGGCAGCGCCACCCTCACTATTGGCATCAGCGACGTCAACGACAACTGCCCCCAGTTCAGCGACTCGCAGCTCAACATCACCCTTTATGGGAATTCCAGCCTAGGGACGCACGTGGCCACTGTCCACGCCGTAGACGTGGACCTTGGATCCAATGCCCAGATCACCTACTCCTACAGCCAGAAGGTCCCCCAGCCGTCCAGAGACTTGTTCCACCTGGACGAAAGCACGGGAGCCATCACGCTCTCCAGTAAAGTTGATGGGGACACTCCAAGGCTCCACAGGCTGATCATATTGGGCAACGGTCCTGGTTGTATCCCTGCCGTGATCACAGTGCTAGTGACCATCATCAAAGTCATGATGAGGCCACCTGAAGTCGTCCCTCGTTTCATAGCTAATGAAGCAGAAGGTGTGGTGTACCTGAAGGAACTGGAGCCTATCAACACACCGATAGCATTTTTTACCATCAAAGACCCCGACGAAAAATACAAAGTCAACTGCTATTTGGATGGTGATGGGCCTTTCAGACTTTCCCCGTACAAGCCATACAACAATGAATACCTGCTAGAGACCACAAAGCCTTTGGACTATGAGACACAGCAGCTGTATGAAATCTCCGTAGTTGCATGGAACTCAGAAGGATTTCATGTCAACAAGATAATCAAAGTACAGGTTCTGGATGACAACGACAACTCACCAGTTTTCTCTCAACAGCTGATAGAATTAACCATTGAGGAGAACAATGTTCCCAATGCTTTCTTGACCAAACTGCATGCTACCGATGCTGACAGCGGAGAAAGAGGGCAAGTGTCCTATTTCTTAGGCCCTGATGCCCCTTCCTATTTTGCTTTAGACAAAACCACAGGAGTTCTTACAGTTTCCACCCAActggacagagaagaaaaagagaaatacagatacACTGTCAAAGCAGTAGATTCTGGGTTCCCTCCAAGAGAATCAATAGCAACTGTCACCATCACTGTATTGGATAAAAATGATAATAGTCCAAGATTTATCAATAAGGATTTCAGCTTTTTCGTGCCAGAAAACTTTCCAGGTTTTGGTGAAATTGGAGTTATAAGTGTCACAGATGCTGATGCAGGGCAAAATGGATGGGTTGCCCTTTCAGTTCTGAATGGAAGTGATATTTTTGTCATAGATACTGGAAAAGGAGTTTTGAGAGCTAAAGTCTCCCTGGACAGGGAGCAGCAAAGCTCCTATGTTCTGTGGATTGAAGCAGTTGATGGCGGTGATCCTGCCCTGTCTTCTACCGCAAAAATAACTATCCTTCTTCTGGACATAAATGACAACCCCCCTTTGGTCTTGTTTCCTCAATCTAATATGTCTTACTTGTTGGTCCTTCCTTCTACCCTTCCTGGCTCTCCCATCACTGAGGTCTATGCTGTCGATAAGGACACCGGCATGAATGCAGTCATAGCTTACAGCATCATAGGAAGAAGAGGCCCTCGACCGGAGTCATTTCGGATTGACCCCAAAACCGGTAATATCACCTTGGAAGAGTCACTGATGCAAAATGACTACGGCCTCTATCGACTGCTTGTCAAAGTTAGTGATCACGGCTATCCAGAACCTCTCCATTCCACCGTCATGGTGAACCTTTTCGTCAATGACACTGTTAGCAATGAGAGCTACATTGAAAGTTTGTTAAGAAAGGAGCCTGATATCAGTATAGAAGAAAAGCAGCCGCAAATATCTATAGAGCCTACACATAAAAAAATGGAGTCAGCATCCTGCATGCCTACCTTGGTAGCTCTGTCGGTAATAAGCTTGGGTTCAATCGCTTTAGTAACAGGGATGGGCATTTACATCTGtctaagaaaagggaaaaaacatcaCAGAGCAGATGAAAACTTGGAAGTACAAATCCCATTAAATGGAAGAATTAACCTGCACATGTTGGAGAAGAAACCGGTGGAGATTTCTAACATTTGA